TAGAGTTCATTGATTACAGCCTGGGTGAACCAAAATATACGGTTGACGACGCTAAAGAGCGGGACGTAACGTATGCGGCTCCTCTGCGTGTAAAGGTGCGGCTCATTAATAAGGAGACCGGTGAGGTCAAAGAGCAGGAAGTGTTCATGGGAGATTTCCCGCTGATGACGGAGACCGGCACTTTTATTATTAACGGTGCGGAACGGGTTATTGTCAGCCAGTTGGTTCGCTCTCCAAGCGTCTATTTCAGCACAAAAGTGGATAAGAACGGCAAAAAAACCTACACCGCCACAGTAATCCCAAACCGCGGAGCGTGGTTGGAACTTGAGACCGACGCTAAGGATATTATGTATGTTCGTATCGATCGTACTCGTAAAATTCCTGTTACCGTACTTTTGCGTGCTCTCGGTTTCGGTAGTGATGCCGAAATTCTGGAATTGCTTGGCAATGATGAATATATTCGCAATACGCTGGATAAAGACAACACGGACTCCACGGAGAAGGCGCTTATTGAAATTTACGAGCGACTCCGTCCGGGCGAACCGCCGACACTTGACAATGCCAAAAGTTTGCTGGTCGCGCGTTTCTTTGATCCAAAACGCTACGACCTAGCTAATGTAGGCCGTTACAAAATTAATAAGAAATTGCACATCAAGAATCGTCTCTTCAATCAGCGTTTGGCACAACCTTTGGTTGATGATTCTACAGGAGAAATTCTGGCTGAATCAGGTCAAATGGTTGACCGCAGACTGCTTGATGAATTGATTCCTTATTTTGAAAAGAATGTTGCCTTTAAAAACTACCGTGTTACTGGTGGTGTTATGGACAGTGAAGATATTCCACTTCAAACGATTGACGTGTTCTCGCCAATTGAAGAAGGTCGGGTTATCAAGCTGATCGCTAACGGCAACATCGATAAGTCTGTTAAGCATATTACTCAAGCTGATATTATATCCTCGATCAGCTACTTTATTAATTTGCTTCACGGAATTGGTAATACCGATGATATTGACCACTTGGGTAACCGTCGTCTGCGTTCTGTAGGTGAACTTCTGCAGAATCAGTTCCGTATCGGTTTGTCCCGTATGGAACGCGTTGTACGTGAAAGAATGTCGATTCAGGATGCTAATGCAATTACGCCGCAGGCTCTGATCAATATTCGTCCAGTTATCGCGTCCATTAAAGAGTTCTTCGGTAGCTCCCAGTTGTCTCAGTTTATGGACCAGACGAACCCACTTGCGGAACTTACGCATAAACGTCGTCTGTCTGCACTAGGACCCGGTGGTTTGACACGTGAGCGCGCGGGATTTGAAGTTCGTGACGTCCATCACAGTCACTACGGTCGGATGTGTCCAATTGAAACACCAGAAGGTCCGAACATCGGATTGATCAACTCCTTGTCCACCTTTGCCCGCATCAATGAATACGGCTTTATTGAAGCTCCGTATCGTTGGGTGGATCCGAAGACAGGTAAGGTAACCGAGCAAATTGATTATCTGACTGCTGATGAAGAAGATAATTATGTAGTTGCTCAGGCTAACGTGTTGATCGAAGAAGATGGCACCTTTAAGGAAGACATGGTAATCGTTCGTTACAACAAAGACTCAGACAACATCACAACGATGCCAAGTAATCGTGTAGATTACATGGATGTTTCGCCTAAACAGGTCGTATCGGTCGCTACGGCGCTCATTCCGTTCCTTGAGAACGATGACTCCAACCGCGCTCTGATGGGATCTAACATGCAGCGTCAAGCTGTTCCGCTTCTAATTCCGAAAGCTCCACTGGTCGGAACAGGAATGGAACATAAATCCGCTAAGGATTCTGGCGTATGTGTTGTTTCCAAGTATGACGGTGTTATCGAACGCTCCTCAGCTAATGAAATTTGGCTGCGCCGTGTTGAGACTGTCGAAGGCAAGGAAGTTAAAGGCGACATCGTTAAATATAAATTACACAAATTTATGCGTTCTAACCAAGGTACCTGTATTAACCAACGTCCTCTAGCTAAAAGAGGGGACATTGTTAAGAAGGGTGATATCCTGGCAGATGGTCCTTCCACAGAAATGGGCGAACTTGCTCTTGGTCGCAACGTAGTCGTTGCGTTCATGACTTGGGAAGGTTACAACTACGAGGATGCGATCCTGTTAAGTGAGAAACTTGTTAAGGAAGATGTATACACTTCGATTCATATCGAGGAATACGAATCCGAAGCTCGTGACACTAAACTGGGACCTGAAGAAATTACACGTGATATTCCGAACGTAGGCGAAGAGGCTCTGCGCAATCTTGATGAGCGTGGAATCATCCGTATCGGTGCGGAAATTAGCGCTGGTGACATTCTGGTTGGTAAGGTTACTCCGAAGGGTGTAACTGAATTGACCGCAGAAGAACGTCTCCTACACGCTATCTTTGGTGAGAAGGCTCGTGAAGTACGGGATACATCCTTACGCGTTCCTCATGGTAGTGATGGTATTATCGTGGACGTTAAAGTATTTACGCGTGAGAACGGTGATGAGCTGCCTCCTGGCGTAAATCAATTGGTTCGTGTCTACATCGCTCAGAAACGTAAGATCTCTGAAGGTGACAAAATGGCCGGACGTCACGGTAACAAGGGTGTCGTTGCTCGTATCCTACCAGAAGAAGATATGCCGTTCCTTCCGGACGGTACGCCAGTTCAGGTTGTTCTTAACCCTCTAGGCGTTCCTTCTCGTATGAACATCGGACAGGTGCTCGAGGTCCATATTGGTATGGCTGCATTGCGTCTGGGTATTCACATTGCAACACCGGTATTCGACGGAGCACGTGAGTATGACGTGTTTGATACGATGGAAGAAGCTGGTATGCAACGCAATGGTAAGACTATATTGTACGATGGTCGGACAGGTGAACGCTTCGAACGTGAAGTTACTGTCGGCGTCATGCATATGATCAAACTGGCGCACATGGTTGATGATAAGATTCATGCCCGTTCAACAGGTCCTTACTCACTAGTTACGCAACAGCCGCTGGGTGGTAAAGCTCAGTTTGGTGGACAGCGTTTCGGGGAGATGGAAGTGTGGGCGCTTGAAGCTTACGGTGCTGCATATACATTGCAAGAAATCTTGACGGTTAAATCCGATGACGTGGTTGGTCGTGTGAAGACTTACGAATCCATCGTCAAAGGTGAGAATGTACCGGAACCAGGTGTTCCTGAATCGTTCAAAGTATTGATCAAAGAACTGCAGTCCCTGGGTATGGATGTTAAGATCCTTAGCGGTGACGAGCAGGAAATTGAGATGAGAGAATTGGATGATGAGGACGAGACGTCAGGCGACAAACTTAGCCTCAATTTGGAAGGCGCAGAAGTCGGAGCAGAATAATCACGTTAGGAACTTTAGTGTTCCATTTTATAAAGGACCGCGCCCTCTTTTGATGTAACAGTCAGAGGGGGGGCAAAGCGGTACTAAATCAGGATTAGGTTAAGGAGGGTTGCTCCTTGTTGGACGTTAACAATTTTGAATTTATGAAAATCGGACTCGCTTCTCCGGAGAAGATTCGTTCATGGTCCCGCGGAGAAGTTAAGAAACCGGAAACCATTAACTATCGTACATTGAAACCGGAAAAAGAGGGTCTTTTCTGCGAGCGTATCTTTGGACCGCAAAAAGACTGGGAATGTCATTGCGGTAAATACAAACGTGTCCGTTATAAGGGCGTAGTCTGCGACCGTTGTGGCGTTGAAGTTACCCGTGCTAAAGTTCGTCGTGAGCGTATGGGTCACATTGAATTGGCTGCTCCGGTATCTCATATCTGGTACTTCAAAGGTATCCCAAGCCGTATGGGTTTGGCGCTGGATATGTCTCCAAGATCTCTTGAAGAGATTATTTACTTCGCTTCGTACGTTGTAACTGACCCAGGTGAAACACCACTGGAGAAGAAACAACTTCTGTCCGAGAAAGAATACCGCAGCTACCGTGAAAAATACGGTTACGGATTCCAAGCCGGCATGGGCGCTGAGGCTGTTAAGAAGCTTCTTCAAGACATCGATATTGAAAAAGAGCTGGAATTCCTCAAAGAAGAACTGCGTACGGCTCAAGGCCAACGTCGTAACCGGGCGATCAAACGTCTGGAAGTCATTGAAGCATTCCGTAACTCAGGCAACAAACCTGATTGGATGATCATGGATGTTCTACCGGTAATTCCTCCGGAGCTTCGTCCAATGGTTCAATTGGATGGTGGCCGTTTTGCTACGTCTGATTTGAATGATCTATATCGTCGCGTTATTAACCGGAACAACCGTCTGAAAAGACTGCTTGATCTCGGTGCTCCTGACATTATCGTGCAGAACGAGAAACGGATGCTACAGGAAGCTGTCGATGCTCTCATCGATAACGGCCGTAGAGGACGTCCGGTAACGGGTCCTGGTAACCGTCCACTTAAATCGCTCAGCCATATGCTGAAAGGTAAACAAGGACGTTTCCGCCAGAACTTGCTCGGTAAACGGGTTGACTATTCTGGACGTTCCGTTATCGTAGTAGGACCGTACCTCAAAATGTATCAGTGCGGACTTCCTAAGAAAATGGCGCTAGAATTGTTCAAGCCTTTTGTCATGAAAGAATTGGTTAACAAGGGCCTTGCCCACAACATAAAGAGCGCGAAACGTAAAGTTGAGCGTGTAAGTCCTGAGGTATGGGATGTACTTGAAGAAGTAATTAGAGAACACCCAGTACTTCTAAACCGCGCACCTACACTTCACCGTCTTGGTATTCAAGCATTTGAACCAATTTTGGTGGAAGGTCATGCTATTCGTCTTCACCCACTCGTATGTACGGCTTATAACGCCGACTTTGACGGTGACCAAATGGCGGTGCACGTTCCTCTGTCCGCAGAAGCTCAAGCGGAAGCACGTATTCTCATGCTTGCATCCGGTAATATCTTGAACCCTAAAGACGGAAAGCCGGTTGTAACACCTTCCCAGGATATGGTCCTTGGTACTTTCTACCTGACTATGGACAACAAGGAAGAAAAGGGTACTGGTATGATTCTGCGTACCGTAAATGAAGCTGTATCAGCTTACCAACGCGGAACTGCAGGTCTTCATGCTCGTGTGGCTATTCCAGTTAAAGCACTAGGCAAAACTTGCTTTACGGAAAAACAACAAGGTGCAATGTTGATTACTACAGTCGGTAAAATTATCTTTAACGAAATTTACCCAAGTAGTTTCCCTTATATCAATGAGGCGACTAAGACTAACTTGCTGCATGGCACGCCAGAGAAATACTTTATCTATGAAAAAGGCGCAGATATTCGCGAGTTGATTGAATCCGCTCCAGAAGCCAGCGCTGTAGGTAAAGAATATCTGGGTCTGATTATCGCTCGTTGCTTTGAAACTTATCACACAACCAAAACCTCTATGATTTTGGATAAAATTAAACAACTCGGCTTTACTTATTCCACACGTTCTGGTGTTACTGTAGCCGTGTCGGATGTTATCGTGCCTGAGGAAAAAGTTACGATCTTGAAAGAGTCCGAAGCTAAGGTTGATGTGGTAGCTAACCAATATCGCCGTGGTCTGATCACCAATGACGAGCGGTACGACCGTGTTATTGAGATCTGGTCGAAGACTAAGGATGATCTTACGAACATCCTGCTTAAATCGATGGATCGTTTCAACTCTATCATGCTCATGGTTGACTCTAAGGCGCGTGGTAACAAATCGCAGATCACTCAGCTGGGTGGTATGCGTGGTCTGATGGCAACACCATCGGGTCGGATTTTCGAATTGCCAATTAAAGCGAACTTCCGTGAAGGTCTTACGGTCTTGGAGTACTTTATCTCCACTCACGGAGCGCGTAAAGGTCTTGCCGATACCGCACTTCGTACTGCTGACTCAGGTTACTTGACTCGTCGTCTCGTTGACGTGGCGCAGGACGTTATCGTCCGTGAAGAAGATTGCGGAACGGATAAAGGGTTCACAGTTAGTCGTATTCAGGATGGTAAAGAGGTTATCGAGGATCTGTATGACCGTATTGAAGGTCGTTACTGCTTCGAAACTGTTCGTCATCCAGAAACGAACGAAATCATTGTTCACCGGAACGATTTGATTGACTCTGATAAAGCAGAGGCGATTGTAAACGCTGGTGTAACTAAGCTGCAAATTCGTTCTGTACTCAGCTGCCGTGCTCGTCACGGTGTTTGTAAGAAGTGCTACGGACGTAACTTGGCAACTGGTAAACACGTTGAGATCGGTGAAGCAGTTGGTATTATCGCCGCACAATCCATCGGTGAACCAGGAACCCAGCTTACAATGCGTACGTTCCATACCGGCGGTGTTGCCGGTGATGACATCACGCAAGGTTTGCCGCGTATTCAGGAGTTGTTTGAAGCCCGTAACCCTAAAGGTCAGGCTACAATCAGTGAGATCGATGGTGTAATCAAGGAAATCCGTGAAACTAAGGACCGTCGCGAAATCGAGGTTCAAGGCGAAGCAGAATCCAAGACTTATTCCATTACTTATGGATCACGTCTACGTGTCAGCGAAGGCCAAGAGATTGAAGCTGGCGATGAGTTGACAGACGGTTCGATTGACCCTAAAGAAATGCTGCGTATCAAAGGGATCCGTGGGGTACAAAACTACATTCTGCAAGAAGTTCAGCGTGTATATCGTAACCAGGGCGTTGAGATCAATGATAAGCACATTGAAGTAATGATCAAACAAATGCTTCGGAAGATCCGTATCATTGACGCGGGCGACACAAGTCTGCTACCAGGCGCGTTTGCGGATATTCATGAATACGAAGCTGCTAACAAGGAAGCCATCTTGTCTGGTAAAGAGCCTGCAGTTGCTAAACCGGTTCTACTCGGTATTACTAAGGCGTCTCTTGAGACAGATTCCTTCTTGTCTGCTGCTTCTTTCCAAGAAACTACTCGTGTCTTAACAGATGCTGCTATCAAAGGCAAAGTAGATAAGTTGCTTGGACTTAAAGAAAATGTTATTATCGGTAAGTTGATTCCTGCAGGTACTGGCATGAATCGCTACCGTAATGTTAAACTTAGTGATCCAAATGCAGAAAGCGCACTTGAGTCTTTAGAGACGGTTCCTGCTGAATAAATTAGCAATCATAGTAGTGTACTCGTGTCATACCTATTCATAGATGTGACACGAATATCTGCTGTGTATAATATTTATAAAATTTATTGCTGAATTTCTTGACACCATCTATTGATAATGCTAAAATGTCTAAGGTGCGTGAGTAGCCATGTTATCCTTGTTCATTGGAGGTAATGATAATGACTGATGATAGAGGACTACAGGATGCTCAGGTCAAGATCGGTACCAAACAAACCGTCAAGGCGGTAGAGTTGGGCCAAGCTGCAGAAGTCTATGTGGCAGAGGACGGAGATCAAAGGCTTACTTCCAGGATAGTTATGCTTTGTAACAAACAAGGTGTTAAGATCACATATGTGGATACAATGCTAAATTTGGGCAAGGCCTGCGGAATTGAAGTTGGCGCTGCGATGGCAGCCGTCTTAAAACAATAGCTACGGAAATGTTTTTGTACTGGGGTGAACTCCAGCGGCAAGAACTTTTCATTTGTCTTTTTATGAACCGCCTGGGTCTGTGGGCTTAGAGTTCTTAAATCGGCTATCATTTCAGGAAGGGGGTGGCAACAACATGCCAACAATTAACCAATTGGTTCGTAAAGGCCGTCAAGCCAAAATCGAAAAATCTAAATCTCCCGCTCTTCAAAAAGGGTATAACGCCCTCAAGCGTGAGGCTACAAATTTGAGCGCTCCGCAAAAACGCGGTGTGTGCACTCGTGTAGGCACAATGACTCCACGTAAACCAAACTCAGCGCTTCGTAAATATGCCCGTGTTCGTTTGACGAACCGTCTCGAGGTAACAGCTTATATCCCGGGTATCGGACATAACTTACAAGAGCACAGTGTTGTATTACTTCGCGGAGGTAAAGTAAAGGACCTTGCAGGGGTTCGTTACCATATCGTTCGTGGTGCATTGGATACAGCAGGTGTAGCTAACCGGATGCAAGCTCGTTCTAAGTACGGTGCAAAACGTCCTAAAGCTAAGAAGTAAGAAAAAATACTAGAATATTAAACATTTAAGAAAGGGGGATATCCATGCCACGCAAAGGTCCAGTTACTAAGAGAGACGTATTGCCAGATCCGTTGTATAATAGCAAGTTGGTTACTCGTTTGATTAACCGCATTATGCTGGGTGGTAAAAGAGGTGTCGCTCAAAGCATTCTGTACAATTCATTCAAATTGATTGAAGAACGTACGGGTAAAGATCCGATGGAAGTTTTCGAAGCTGCCATCAAAAATATCATGCCGGTATTGGAAGTTAAAGCTCGTCGTGTCGGCGGTGCTAACTATCAAGTACCTATCGAGGTTAAACCAGAGAGACGTACTGCTCTGGGATTACGTTGGCTCGTAAACTACTCTCGCAACCGCGGTGAGAAGACGATGGAAGAGCGTTTGGCGGCTGAGATCATCGACGCTTCCAACAACACAGGCGCTTCTGTTAAGAAACGTGAAGATACACACAAAATGGCTGAAGCAAACAAAGCGTTTGCTCACTACCGTTGGTAGGATAAAGGTCATTCAAATAACTTATTTTTTGAAGGGAGATCCATTTCATGGCTAGAGAGTTCTCCTTAAAAAATACACGTAATATCGGGATCATGGCGCATATTGATGCTGGTAAAACAACTACCACAGAGCGGATTCTTTTCTACACAGGCCGTACGCACAAAATCGGTGAAGTTCACGAGGGTGCTGCTACAATGGACTGGATGGAGCAAGAACAAGAGCGCGGAATCACGATTACGTCCGCTGCTACAACTGCTGCGTGGAAAGGTCACCGCATCAATATCATTGATACCCCAGGACACGTTGACTTCACTGTTGAAGTTGAACGTTCCCTGCGTGTATTGGATGGGGCAGTTGGTGTATTTAGTGCAAAAGAGGGCGTTGAGCCTCAGTCTGAAACCGTATGGAGACAGGCTGACCGTTATAACGTTCCCCGGATTGCATATGTAAACAAAATGGACATTATCGGTGCGGATTTCCTTAACGTAATCGAAACTATGCGTGATCGTCTTCAAGCCAATGCAGTTGCTATTCAATTGCCAATCGGTGCAGAGAGTGATTTCACTGGTATTATCGACCTAGTTGAGCAAAAAGCACACATGTTCAGAGATGATCTGGGCCAAAACATCGAAGTAACGGATATTCCGGAAGAATATTTGGCCAAAGTTGAGGAGCTGCGTCTCGAGTTGATCGAGAAAGTTGCTGAACTTGATGAAGATCTGACTATGAAGTACCTGGAAGGCGAAGAAATTACAGTTCCGGAAATTAAAGCTGCACTGCGCAAAGGCGTAGTTGAAGTTAAATTGTTCCCTGTAATTGTTGGATCCTCCTACCGTAACAAAGGGATTCAGCTTATGCTGGATGCTGTTATTGATTACTTGCCATCTCCTCTTGACGTTCCAGCAATCACTGGACATCTTGATGATGGAACTGAAGCAGTTCGTCATTCTTCGGATGAAGAACCGTTTGCAGCTTTGGCATTTAAAATCATGACTGACCCTTATGTAGGTAAACTTACGTTCTTCCGTGTATACTCTGGCGTTCTAGAGTCCGGATCTTACGTAGTTAATGCTACTAAGAACAAGCGTGAACGTATTGGTCGTATCCTTCAAATGCATGCTAACAGCCGTCAAGAGATTTCCATCGTGTATTCTGGCGACATCGCTGCAGCAGTTGGTTTGAAAGACACCAGTACAGGTGATACACTGTGTGATGAGAAGCATCCAGTAATTCTGGAATCAATGAACTTCCCTGATCCAGTTATCGAAATCGCTGTTGAACCAAAAACAAAAGCTGACCAAGATAAATTGGGCGTTGCTCTCGGTAAGTTGACTGAAGAGGATCCAACTCTTCGTGCTCATACTGATGAAGAAACAGGCCAAACTATCCTGGCTGGTATGGGTGAACTTCACTTGGACATCATCATCGACCGTATGCGTCGTGAGTTCAAAGTAGAAACCAATGTGGGTAAACCACAGGTTGCTTACCGCGAAACGTTCAAGGCACCTGCTCGCGTTGAAGGTAAATTTGTACGCCAATCTGGTGGTCGTGGTCAATACGGTCACGTATGGGTTGAATTTGAACCCCTCGAGCCAGGTACTGGTAGCAAATTCGAAAGTAAAGTAGTGGGTGGCTCGGTTCCTAGAGAGTACATCGCTCCTGCACTTGCGGGTATCGAAGAACAAATGAAAAACGGCGTACTTG
This window of the Paenibacillus sp. FSL R10-2734 genome carries:
- the rpoB gene encoding DNA-directed RNA polymerase subunit beta gives rise to the protein MAGHLVQYGRRTRRSYARINEVLEVPNLIEIQQKSYDWFLEEGLREMFQDISPIQDFTGNLVLEFIDYSLGEPKYTVDDAKERDVTYAAPLRVKVRLINKETGEVKEQEVFMGDFPLMTETGTFIINGAERVIVSQLVRSPSVYFSTKVDKNGKKTYTATVIPNRGAWLELETDAKDIMYVRIDRTRKIPVTVLLRALGFGSDAEILELLGNDEYIRNTLDKDNTDSTEKALIEIYERLRPGEPPTLDNAKSLLVARFFDPKRYDLANVGRYKINKKLHIKNRLFNQRLAQPLVDDSTGEILAESGQMVDRRLLDELIPYFEKNVAFKNYRVTGGVMDSEDIPLQTIDVFSPIEEGRVIKLIANGNIDKSVKHITQADIISSISYFINLLHGIGNTDDIDHLGNRRLRSVGELLQNQFRIGLSRMERVVRERMSIQDANAITPQALINIRPVIASIKEFFGSSQLSQFMDQTNPLAELTHKRRLSALGPGGLTRERAGFEVRDVHHSHYGRMCPIETPEGPNIGLINSLSTFARINEYGFIEAPYRWVDPKTGKVTEQIDYLTADEEDNYVVAQANVLIEEDGTFKEDMVIVRYNKDSDNITTMPSNRVDYMDVSPKQVVSVATALIPFLENDDSNRALMGSNMQRQAVPLLIPKAPLVGTGMEHKSAKDSGVCVVSKYDGVIERSSANEIWLRRVETVEGKEVKGDIVKYKLHKFMRSNQGTCINQRPLAKRGDIVKKGDILADGPSTEMGELALGRNVVVAFMTWEGYNYEDAILLSEKLVKEDVYTSIHIEEYESEARDTKLGPEEITRDIPNVGEEALRNLDERGIIRIGAEISAGDILVGKVTPKGVTELTAEERLLHAIFGEKAREVRDTSLRVPHGSDGIIVDVKVFTRENGDELPPGVNQLVRVYIAQKRKISEGDKMAGRHGNKGVVARILPEEDMPFLPDGTPVQVVLNPLGVPSRMNIGQVLEVHIGMAALRLGIHIATPVFDGAREYDVFDTMEEAGMQRNGKTILYDGRTGERFEREVTVGVMHMIKLAHMVDDKIHARSTGPYSLVTQQPLGGKAQFGGQRFGEMEVWALEAYGAAYTLQEILTVKSDDVVGRVKTYESIVKGENVPEPGVPESFKVLIKELQSLGMDVKILSGDEQEIEMRELDDEDETSGDKLSLNLEGAEVGAE
- the rpoC gene encoding DNA-directed RNA polymerase subunit beta', whose product is MLDVNNFEFMKIGLASPEKIRSWSRGEVKKPETINYRTLKPEKEGLFCERIFGPQKDWECHCGKYKRVRYKGVVCDRCGVEVTRAKVRRERMGHIELAAPVSHIWYFKGIPSRMGLALDMSPRSLEEIIYFASYVVTDPGETPLEKKQLLSEKEYRSYREKYGYGFQAGMGAEAVKKLLQDIDIEKELEFLKEELRTAQGQRRNRAIKRLEVIEAFRNSGNKPDWMIMDVLPVIPPELRPMVQLDGGRFATSDLNDLYRRVINRNNRLKRLLDLGAPDIIVQNEKRMLQEAVDALIDNGRRGRPVTGPGNRPLKSLSHMLKGKQGRFRQNLLGKRVDYSGRSVIVVGPYLKMYQCGLPKKMALELFKPFVMKELVNKGLAHNIKSAKRKVERVSPEVWDVLEEVIREHPVLLNRAPTLHRLGIQAFEPILVEGHAIRLHPLVCTAYNADFDGDQMAVHVPLSAEAQAEARILMLASGNILNPKDGKPVVTPSQDMVLGTFYLTMDNKEEKGTGMILRTVNEAVSAYQRGTAGLHARVAIPVKALGKTCFTEKQQGAMLITTVGKIIFNEIYPSSFPYINEATKTNLLHGTPEKYFIYEKGADIRELIESAPEASAVGKEYLGLIIARCFETYHTTKTSMILDKIKQLGFTYSTRSGVTVAVSDVIVPEEKVTILKESEAKVDVVANQYRRGLITNDERYDRVIEIWSKTKDDLTNILLKSMDRFNSIMLMVDSKARGNKSQITQLGGMRGLMATPSGRIFELPIKANFREGLTVLEYFISTHGARKGLADTALRTADSGYLTRRLVDVAQDVIVREEDCGTDKGFTVSRIQDGKEVIEDLYDRIEGRYCFETVRHPETNEIIVHRNDLIDSDKAEAIVNAGVTKLQIRSVLSCRARHGVCKKCYGRNLATGKHVEIGEAVGIIAAQSIGEPGTQLTMRTFHTGGVAGDDITQGLPRIQELFEARNPKGQATISEIDGVIKEIRETKDRREIEVQGEAESKTYSITYGSRLRVSEGQEIEAGDELTDGSIDPKEMLRIKGIRGVQNYILQEVQRVYRNQGVEINDKHIEVMIKQMLRKIRIIDAGDTSLLPGAFADIHEYEAANKEAILSGKEPAVAKPVLLGITKASLETDSFLSAASFQETTRVLTDAAIKGKVDKLLGLKENVIIGKLIPAGTGMNRYRNVKLSDPNAESALESLETVPAE
- the fusA gene encoding elongation factor G, yielding MAREFSLKNTRNIGIMAHIDAGKTTTTERILFYTGRTHKIGEVHEGAATMDWMEQEQERGITITSAATTAAWKGHRINIIDTPGHVDFTVEVERSLRVLDGAVGVFSAKEGVEPQSETVWRQADRYNVPRIAYVNKMDIIGADFLNVIETMRDRLQANAVAIQLPIGAESDFTGIIDLVEQKAHMFRDDLGQNIEVTDIPEEYLAKVEELRLELIEKVAELDEDLTMKYLEGEEITVPEIKAALRKGVVEVKLFPVIVGSSYRNKGIQLMLDAVIDYLPSPLDVPAITGHLDDGTEAVRHSSDEEPFAALAFKIMTDPYVGKLTFFRVYSGVLESGSYVVNATKNKRERIGRILQMHANSRQEISIVYSGDIAAAVGLKDTSTGDTLCDEKHPVILESMNFPDPVIEIAVEPKTKADQDKLGVALGKLTEEDPTLRAHTDEETGQTILAGMGELHLDIIIDRMRREFKVETNVGKPQVAYRETFKAPARVEGKFVRQSGGRGQYGHVWVEFEPLEPGTGSKFESKVVGGSVPREYIAPALAGIEEQMKNGVLAGFPLVDVKATIVDGSYHDVDSNEMAFKIAGSMALKAAKDKCKPVLLEPIMKVEVTVPEEYMGDVMGMLNSRRGRIEGMDSRGGAQIIRAKVPLSEMFGYSTTLRSGTQGRGVFSMELSHYEEVPKSIAEEIAAKNKGGE
- the rpsG gene encoding 30S ribosomal protein S7, with protein sequence MPRKGPVTKRDVLPDPLYNSKLVTRLINRIMLGGKRGVAQSILYNSFKLIEERTGKDPMEVFEAAIKNIMPVLEVKARRVGGANYQVPIEVKPERRTALGLRWLVNYSRNRGEKTMEERLAAEIIDASNNTGASVKKREDTHKMAEANKAFAHYRW
- a CDS encoding ribosomal L7Ae/L30e/S12e/Gadd45 family protein encodes the protein MTDDRGLQDAQVKIGTKQTVKAVELGQAAEVYVAEDGDQRLTSRIVMLCNKQGVKITYVDTMLNLGKACGIEVGAAMAAVLKQ
- the rpsL gene encoding 30S ribosomal protein S12 → MPTINQLVRKGRQAKIEKSKSPALQKGYNALKREATNLSAPQKRGVCTRVGTMTPRKPNSALRKYARVRLTNRLEVTAYIPGIGHNLQEHSVVLLRGGKVKDLAGVRYHIVRGALDTAGVANRMQARSKYGAKRPKAKK